ATATGCCTCGGTTCCAGAGGAGTAACGGTGATCGACGCCCTTAAATATGTCGACAGGGTCATAGACGCCGCCTTTGAAAATCCGTCACTGATCGTCGCGAGATTGTTTGTAAAACTTCTCGACAAAGAGTGAGGTTTCGTAAAATCATACGACACGGAATCGATTATCGAACCGAGATTGAATGGTTCTAGATCGATCGTCCCGGTCTGGATAGACCCTATCAGGTCGTTCGCTTCAGCCTGTGATAACAGCCTCGACACGTCTTCTCCTCTACTGAATCACGAAATCTGAAAAATAGAGCTGCATAATATCGCCTGTGATCAGTGATTCATTGATCCGGCGCGTAATGTCCACTTTGAGAAGATTCCTCTCCTCCAGAGTATCGATGTCCGAGACTTTCTTGCCGGACAGAAGCGATATCACATCGTCCCTGAGCTGCGCATGTCTTTCCGTGACCTCATCCTTGACATCGTTGTCAGGGACTTCGACCCCTATTGTCATCTTGAGATAATAGAGCTTCTCGCGTTCCTTGAGATTGACGACGATATTCTCCAGCATCACGATCGTTCCACGCGTTTTTTCCTCTGCCAGGACTTCTTTTTCCTCCACCGGTCGAGCATCCACATCGGCTTTGTCACTACCGAGCATCTTGACCATCATAAGGGCGATCAATGCCTGGAAGACCACGATTATTGCTATAAGCACAATAGGGTTTGCCAACAGGTTCTTCTTTTTCTTTTTCTCTTTCTCCTCGACTTCGCCTTTTTCTTCATCAGCCATTATTTTCCTCCTGGATCGGTAATCCCCTGAGATCTCTGATTTTCATCATCTCCTTGTAATCAACGAATATCTCGACTCGCCTGTTCTGACTCCGATTCTCATCAGATGTGTT
This Candidatus Latescibacterota bacterium DNA region includes the following protein-coding sequences:
- a CDS encoding flagellar basal body-associated FliL family protein; the protein is MADEEKGEVEEKEKKKKKNLLANPIVLIAIIVVFQALIALMMVKMLGSDKADVDARPVEEKEVLAEEKTRGTIVMLENIVVNLKEREKLYYLKMTIGVEVPDNDVKDEVTERHAQLRDDVISLLSGKKVSDIDTLEERNLLKVDITRRINESLITGDIMQLYFSDFVIQ